A window of the Oryza brachyantha chromosome 5, ObraRS2, whole genome shotgun sequence genome harbors these coding sequences:
- the LOC102721450 gene encoding uncharacterized protein LOC102721450 — protein sequence MSPAVDQPWTKSTVDRPNVSPTEYDTFDALVYFEVVAEVPTYCIIKPPPPKKERSRRLSPSSNFSALEEETARKPSKRKKTRPRIGRIFPPLAFVLLHVLLLQPAMALSCGRRRQRGRRAGDGGGGRHFHVHYHLPRRVCGASSPRFISLLSAWVLVPPALFLAVLVFLVLFVWFTLLYFLRSLWNKDGKGGFFERDSEGHGRDADGQHGEDVAEEGTEEKKASLKVSSELFAGDSASAEDCAKRFEIEEVRVNSDEPQDIQRGDDEQLIEEVIIFEIQRGAEAIVHSDGLPEKHQIQDLPIDWFEEETKSRYGIKSGDSFPTVLSAITSEFHDFSVKNGVERLTMDFLDERNQKEAVLLDTSSHCGIGNNHCKYSEEYFDDTEIPAPSSSEISDFIDKHETREVVLDDCGNDDTLIVLASKDGSAHDAILYDHKDNTSEQKDQNNLAGLVDSVVVLFNQQEEIQNAIVSDDSRIPEALLNIESSSIASTYCDSSDKHQNLQEVPDSLASGDNIDEVASLQSSVPENAEDKDERSNANCISEGASYGNRMPLVRRSPAPWWNLCGVIDVFAGCKD from the exons ACATATTGCATAATCAAACCCCCTCCccccaaaaaagaaagaagccGTCGCCTTTCACCAAGTTCGAATTTTTCGGCtttggaggaggagacggcaCGAAAGCCAAGCAAACGGAAGAAAACTAGGCCACGCATTGGCAGAATCTTTCCTCCTCTTGCGTTTGTGCTGCTCCATGTCCTCCTCTTGCAGCCAGCCATGGCTCTGAGCTGTggcaggaggaggcagagagggaggagagccggcgacggcggcggcggccgccattTTCACGTCCACTACCATCTTCCTCGCCGGGTCTGCGGCGCCTCCTCGCCTCGGTTTATCTCGCTGCTGTCAGCTTGGGTGCTGGTTCCTCCCGCGCTGTTCTTGGCCGTGCTTGTGTTCCTCGTGTTGTTTGTCTGGTTCACCTTGCTGTATTTTCTTCGCTCCCTGTGGAACAAGGACGGGAAAGGTGGATTTTTTGAGAGGGATAGCGAAGGTCATGGCCGTGATGCTGATGGGCAACATGGAGAGGACGTTGCAGAAGAAGGCACGGAAGAGAAGAAGGCCAGTCTGAAGGTTTCGTCTGAACTTTTTGCTGGTGACTCTGCTTCAGCTGAAGATTGTGCTAAAAGGTTTGAGATAGAAGAGGTGCGTGTTAATTCTGATGAGCCTCAAGACATACAAAGAGGTGATGATGAACAACTTATCGAAGAGGTGATTATCTTTGAGATACAAAGAGGGGCGGAGGCTATTGTCCATTCTGATGGGTTACCAGAAAAGCATCAGATACAAGATTTGCCAATTGATTGGTTTGAGGAAGAAACTAAAAGCAGATATGGCATCAAATCAGGTGATTCATTTCCGACTGTACTGTCAGCTATTACATCTGaatttcatgatttttctGTCAAGAATGGGGTGGAAAGGTTGACCATGGATTTTCTTGATGAAAGGAATCAAAAGGAGGCAGTATTGCTTGATACATCATCTCATTGTGGTATCGGGAATAATCATTGCAAATACAGTGAAGAATATTTTGACGATACGGAGATACCTGCTCCTAGTTCATCTGAAATTTCTGATTTTATCGACAAGCATGAAACAAGGGAGGTTGTTCTTGATGATTGTGGGAATGATGATACCTTAATAGTGTTGGCCTCTAAAGATGGTTCAGCCCATGATGCAATTCTCTATGATCATAAGGATAATACCTCAGAACAAAAGGATCAAAATAATTTAGCAGGATTGGTTGATAGCGTTGTAGTTCTTTTTAATCAGCAGGAAGAAATACAGAACGCGATCGTTTCTGATGACAGCAGGATACCTGAAGCTCTGCTCAATATAGAATCATCAAGTATTGCATCTACATATTGTGACTCTTCTGACAAGCATCAGAATCTACAGGAGGTGCCTGATAGTTTGGCAAGTGGAGATAACATTGATGAGGTTGCTTCACTGCAGAGTTCAGTTCCTGAGAACGCTGAAGATAAAGACGAGAGAAGTAATGCTAATTGTATTTCCGAG GGAGCGTCATATGGAAACCGAATGCCACTTGTTAGGAGGTCCCCAGCACCATGGTGGAATTTATGTGGAGTAATTGATGTGTTTGCTGGATGTAAAGATTGA